A genomic segment from Spinacia oleracea cultivar Varoflay chromosome 3, BTI_SOV_V1, whole genome shotgun sequence encodes:
- the LOC110785430 gene encoding poly(ADP-ribose) glycohydrolase 1, giving the protein MFFLFSLLHSFLFFAFCFSDFAFWCMCTLIYVQPSTIRALKFLPQKSKPSAPIIIKMVNRADFKSVLPFLPPLKSLTSGSLAWPNPQVTAALELVSQGPSRSRVDSGERLYAAISRVRGSLPLSAKDRLAKSTDKGFAKLFDELLPKEESRRWLENVAPKMADLVLRLPALLESHYRDCDNVVPGVSTGLRLLEPQQSGIVFLSQELIAALLSCSFFCLFPTVNRKAKCMRAINMDQIFSSLHDSYHTKQENKMKCITHYFERICSSTPSNFVSFERKVLSLEQNPSVVPLPSPEFWANSVTPLCKFKVFPTGKIEHHPPGASEVDFADEFIGGLVLTKGCVQEEIRFMMNPELIASMLFMPSMSENEAIEMVGAERFSNYRGYNASFQYTGDYIDRRGVDALQRRMTRVVAIDALRKAGTKQYQSQFLLREVNKAFCGFLDHTEYLQQQVHESNVGVATGNWGCGIFGGDAQLKSMIQWVSASQASIPFVSYYTFGLDKVQNLDQVVEWIVSQKWTVGDLWKKLVDYGAQREGRSKIGFFSYLMPSLKQVSATSSKRSRSGSSAEENSRGRGRK; this is encoded by the exons atgttctttctgtttagtttattacattcttttttattttttgcattttgTTTTAGTGATTTTGCGTTTTGGTGCATGTGCACATTGATCTATGTGCAGCCGAGCACCATCCGGGCGTTGAAATTTTTACCCCAAAAGTCAAAACCCTCAGCTCCCATCATCATCAAAATGGTAAATCGCGCGGATTTCAAATCCGTCCTCCCATTTCTCCCGCCATTGAAGTCCCTAACTTCCGGCTCACTAGCATGGCCAAACCCTCAGGTCACAGCTGCCCTTGAACTAGTTTCTCAGGGGCCGAGTCGCAGCCGTGTCGACTCCGGCGAACGGCTCTACGCTGCGATTTCTAGGGTTCGGGGTTCTCTTCCTTTGTCTGCTAAGGATCGTCTCGCGAAATCTACTGACAAGGGTTTTGCGAAGCTGTTTGATGAATTGCTGCCCAAGGAAGAATCTCGGCGATGGCTGGAAAATGTCGCTCCCAAAATGGCGGATTTGGTGTTGCGATTGCCGGCGCTTTTGGAGTCGCATTATCGGGATTGTGATAATGTTGTTCCTGGGGTTTCAACCGGGCTTCGGTTGTTGGAACCCCAGCAATCTGGAATCGTGTTTCTCAGTCAG GAGCTTATTGCTGCTTTACTGTCATGTTCCTTCTTTTGCTTGTTTCCGACTGTTAATAGAAAGGCCAAATGCATGAGGGCGATCAACATGGATCAAATATTTTC GAGTCTTCATGATAGCTATCATACAAAacaagaaaacaaaatgaaGTGCATTACACATTATTTTGAGAGGATATGCTCATCAACACCTTCAaattttgtttcttttgaaaGGAAGGTTCTTTCTCTGGAGCAGAACCCATCTGTTGTTCCTCTTCCCTCTCCTGAATTTTGGGCTAACTCTGTGACTCCCCTGTGCAAGTTCAAG GTTTTTCCTACAGGCAAGATAGAGCACCATCCTCCAGGGGCTTCAGAAGTTGATTTTGCAGATGAATTTATAGGAGGACTTGTTCTGACCAAGGGGTGTGTCCAG GAGGAAATCCGTTTCATGATGAATCCTGAACTGATTGCTTCCATGCTTTTTATGCCTTCTATGTCAGAAAACGAGGCAATAGAAATGGTTGGTGCCGAAAGGTTCTCAAATTACAGAGG GTACAACGCTTCATTTCAATATACTGGTGATTACATTGATAGAAGGGGAGTAGACGCTTTGCAAAGGCGCATGACGCGAGTTGTTGCAATAGATGCATTGCGCAAGGCAGGAACAAAACAGTATCAGAGCCAATTTCTCTTGAG GGAGGTTAACAAGGCATTCTGTGGCTTTTTGGATCATACTGAATATCTGCAGCAGCAGGTGCATGAAAGTAATGTTGGGGTTGCTACTGGAAACTGGGGCTGTGGTATTTTTGGTGGAGATGCACAACTTAAGTCAATGATACAGTGGGTTTCTGCATCTCAG GCATCCATACCTTTTGTCTCATACTATACATTTGGACTGGACAAAGTGCAGAATTTGGATCAG GTGGTTGAATGGATTGTATCTCAGAAATGGACTGTTGGAGACCTATGGAAGAAGTTGGTTGATTATGGTGCCCAACGGGAAGGTAGATCGAAGATTGGTTTCTTTTCTTACCTAATGCCTTCTCTAAAACAAGTTTCTGCCACCAGTTCCAAACGTAGTCGCAGTGGCAGTTCTGCTGAAGAGAATTCTCGTGGCCGTGGCAGGAAATGA